Genomic DNA from Drosophila innubila isolate TH190305 unplaced genomic scaffold, UK_Dinn_1.0 167_U_U, whole genome shotgun sequence:
acagcaacaacaacaacaacagtaacaacaacaatatgaacGCCAGCCTTATATATGAGATACTCATGTATCTGAACTCATTCTATTTTGGCATGTACGCCGCCTTCGAGGTGGGGGTGGGCGTTCTAAAGGCAATCAATCTGAGTTATGGCGAAAACGTTCTGTCACGTGAAGCAACCATTTTGCTATCATTGTGCATCATCGAAACGCTGCGCATTGTCTTTGGACGCAAGAGCAGCCTCAGCGATCGTGGTGAGTAATCGTAATCAAAAGGACAATGGCATAAacaacagacggacagaacacaaaacacaaaaaacagaCAGTCCATTTATAacacacatgcaaacatgTTTACTGCTtgtgtacatatttgtttacttaatGAACTGTAA
This window encodes:
- the LOC117793209 gene encoding uncharacterized protein LOC117793209, whose amino-acid sequence is MNASLIYEILMYLNSFYFGMYAAFEVGVGVLKAINLSYGENVLSREATILLSLCIIETLRIVFGRKSSLSDRGE